The proteins below come from a single Mesobacillus jeotgali genomic window:
- a CDS encoding DUF2164 domain-containing protein, translating into MLKNFQIDDHIKNQMTDEIKRYFLEERGEELGDLAALLILEFVADKLAPHFYNIGIQDAHEFMSQRVEDIFELNK; encoded by the coding sequence ATGTTGAAGAATTTCCAGATTGATGATCACATTAAGAACCAAATGACGGATGAAATAAAGAGATATTTCCTTGAAGAACGTGGAGAGGAGCTAGGGGATCTGGCTGCATTGCTGATTCTTGAGTTTGTTGCAGATAAGCTCGCTCCCCACTTCTATAACATCGGAATCCAGGATGCCCACGAGTTTATGTCGCAACGGGTTGAGGATATTTTTGAATTGAATAAATAA
- a CDS encoding PspC domain-containing protein, which yields MKLTRSRKNRMLAGVLGGMAESFGMSPGLLRILFVILTFSTAFFPMAMIYLILVFVMPNREGY from the coding sequence ATGAAATTAACCCGCTCAAGGAAAAATCGAATGCTGGCAGGCGTGCTTGGGGGCATGGCCGAATCCTTTGGGATGAGTCCGGGGCTGCTGCGCATATTATTTGTAATCTTGACGTTCAGTACAGCATTTTTTCCAATGGCTATGATCTACCTTATATTAGTGTTCGTCATGCCAAACAGGGAAGGGTATTAA
- the nagB gene encoding glucosamine-6-phosphate deaminase — MKLISTSNYEELSQKAAEEIISRIKQNPSLNLGLATGSTPTGLYQELIRDHKQNRTSYKEINTFNLDEYIGIPKKDRNSYHYFMCEHLFEHIDIPLDQTHIPDGTANNLDEECMRYEQFIVEHGGIDLQILGIGQNGHIGFNEPGTPFDSRTHIIDLAESTRKANSRFFESLEDVPKQAITMGIASIMDSKEIFLLVSGASKAKALSRLINGEVSVQFPASILQKHENVTIFADKEATGLL; from the coding sequence ATGAAATTGATTTCAACTTCAAACTACGAGGAACTGAGCCAAAAAGCTGCAGAGGAAATCATCTCACGAATAAAGCAGAATCCATCGCTCAACCTTGGACTTGCTACCGGGAGTACGCCAACTGGCCTCTATCAGGAGCTCATCAGGGATCATAAGCAGAACAGGACCTCCTACAAAGAAATCAACACATTTAACCTGGACGAGTACATTGGAATTCCCAAAAAAGATCGAAATAGCTATCACTACTTTATGTGTGAACATTTATTTGAGCACATTGATATTCCGCTTGACCAAACTCATATTCCAGATGGAACAGCGAACAACCTGGACGAGGAATGCATGCGCTATGAACAGTTCATTGTTGAGCATGGCGGCATTGATCTGCAGATTCTCGGAATAGGACAGAACGGGCATATTGGTTTTAACGAACCAGGGACTCCCTTTGACAGCAGAACGCATATCATCGACCTGGCAGAAAGCACACGGAAAGCAAACTCCAGGTTCTTTGAATCATTGGAGGATGTTCCTAAGCAAGCGATCACCATGGGAATTGCCTCGATCATGGATAGCAAAGAAATCTTCCTGCTTGTTTCCGGAGCCTCCAAGGCAAAAGCACTATCTCGTTTAATCAATGGCGAAGTCAGCGTGCAATTCCCTGCCTCCATCCTTCAAAAGCATGAAAATGTGACGATTTTTGCTGATAAAGAAGCGACAGGATTACTTTAA
- a CDS encoding DUF4870 domain-containing protein, translating into MDTKRILSALCYFSIMFAGILFPLVAYFASEDEDVKVHAKKALLSHLIPLIPLPLILISAFLDFTGGTGDFPVLMFSSAILMVILSLIVLIWNLVKGIKVLNIN; encoded by the coding sequence ATGGATACGAAAAGGATTCTATCTGCTTTGTGTTATTTCAGTATTATGTTTGCCGGGATTTTGTTTCCTCTTGTAGCTTATTTTGCATCAGAGGATGAGGATGTAAAGGTTCATGCGAAAAAGGCTCTTTTGTCTCATCTCATTCCGCTGATCCCGCTGCCGCTTATTTTAATTTCAGCTTTTCTGGATTTTACAGGAGGAACGGGGGATTTCCCTGTACTCATGTTCAGCAGCGCTATATTGATGGTCATATTGAGCCTCATCGTGTTAATTTGGAATCTGGTCAAAGGGATAAAAGTGCTTAATATAAATTGA
- a CDS encoding N-acetylmuramoyl-L-alanine amidase gives MLDAGHGYNTPGKRSPDGMREYEFNRAVANYARQLLANYKNVTVYFSHSDQRDVSLKARTDKANSLNVDIFVSIHANAFGSGGWSNVGGIETFVYPTRPPVAYQLAQKIQRTLVISTGLENRGVKTADFHVLRETEMDAVLVECGFMTNRNEIKLLRSETYRRTIAEGIVKALAEQFRLQRKANAAPAPTPAPAPKPEPTPAPSSAKSSAPANKGGLYKVQVGAFENEENAQELAQRLLKAGFEVYIDKE, from the coding sequence ATGCTTGATGCTGGGCATGGCTACAACACCCCGGGTAAGCGAAGTCCTGATGGTATGAGAGAATATGAGTTTAACAGGGCTGTGGCGAATTACGCCAGACAGCTGCTGGCAAACTATAAGAATGTTACAGTGTATTTTTCTCATTCCGATCAGCGGGATGTATCATTGAAGGCTAGGACAGATAAGGCAAACAGCCTGAATGTAGATATATTTGTTTCGATTCATGCCAATGCTTTTGGCAGCGGCGGCTGGAGCAATGTCGGCGGTATTGAAACATTTGTCTATCCAACAAGGCCGCCTGTGGCTTATCAGTTAGCGCAAAAGATTCAACGCACCCTTGTCATCTCAACAGGCCTCGAAAACCGTGGTGTAAAAACAGCCGATTTCCATGTCCTAAGAGAAACTGAAATGGACGCCGTGCTGGTGGAATGCGGCTTCATGACCAACCGAAATGAAATTAAACTGCTCCGTTCTGAAACATATCGCCGAACGATTGCAGAAGGAATTGTGAAAGCATTAGCAGAACAGTTCAGGCTGCAGCGCAAGGCTAATGCTGCACCGGCACCTACACCAGCGCCCGCACCAAAGCCAGAACCAACGCCTGCTCCGTCATCCGCCAAATCCTCTGCGCCAGCCAACAAAGGCGGGCTATATAAGGTTCAGGTTGGAGCATTCGAAAATGAGGAAAATGCCCAGGAACTTGCACAACGATTACTGAAAGCGGGCTTTGAGGTCTATATAGATAAAGAATAG
- the nagA gene encoding N-acetylglucosamine-6-phosphate deacetylase — translation MKDLMLINASVLTQDGMIEKGYILIKDGKIAETGSISSLPQHQAEVVALPEDSTIVPGFIDVHIHGAGGADTMDATTEALTTMASTLPEEGTTSFLATTITQEQKAIMNALENAAEYIEHHNQPGKAEVLGLHLEGPFINESRKGAQPAQYILTPDIEQFMRMQEASGNNIRLVTLAPEKENGNKLIAYLAENGVIASVGHSDATYGQMAEAVKAGATHVTHLFNGMRGMHHRDPGVAGAALLFEELKIEMIADGIHVVPEMVDLSIRAKGTDGVILITDSMRAKCLKSGTYDLGGQEVSVADGKALLADGTLAGSILKMKDALKNMMEFTGISLEEAVKLASENPARQLKVFDQKGSIAPGKDADLVVLDRNHQVAMSFCRGVPSYTR, via the coding sequence ATGAAGGATTTAATGCTGATCAATGCCAGTGTGTTAACACAAGATGGCATGATTGAAAAAGGTTACATTTTAATAAAGGACGGGAAGATTGCCGAAACGGGATCCATATCCTCCCTCCCCCAACATCAGGCAGAGGTTGTCGCGCTTCCAGAAGACAGCACGATTGTCCCAGGATTTATCGATGTGCACATCCACGGTGCAGGTGGAGCCGATACGATGGATGCGACCACTGAGGCGCTCACGACGATGGCGTCAACCCTCCCTGAGGAAGGAACCACAAGCTTCCTGGCAACGACAATCACCCAGGAGCAAAAGGCCATTATGAATGCTTTGGAGAATGCTGCCGAATATATCGAGCACCATAACCAGCCGGGTAAAGCTGAGGTACTTGGGCTTCATTTAGAAGGTCCTTTCATCAATGAATCGCGAAAAGGAGCTCAGCCAGCACAGTACATCCTCACACCGGATATCGAGCAGTTCATGAGGATGCAGGAAGCTTCGGGAAACAATATCAGGCTTGTAACACTCGCTCCGGAAAAAGAAAATGGCAATAAACTTATAGCTTACCTGGCCGAAAATGGTGTCATCGCCTCGGTCGGCCACTCGGATGCCACTTACGGTCAAATGGCTGAAGCAGTAAAAGCAGGAGCTACCCATGTGACGCATTTGTTCAATGGCATGCGCGGGATGCATCATCGAGATCCGGGCGTAGCCGGTGCTGCCCTGCTTTTTGAAGAGTTGAAGATTGAAATGATTGCGGACGGAATCCATGTCGTTCCCGAAATGGTCGATTTATCGATTCGCGCCAAAGGAACGGATGGAGTCATTTTGATTACCGACTCAATGAGAGCGAAGTGCCTTAAAAGTGGCACTTACGACCTTGGCGGACAGGAAGTCAGCGTCGCGGACGGGAAGGCTCTTTTAGCTGATGGCACATTGGCTGGCAGTATTTTAAAAATGAAAGATGCTTTGAAGAATATGATGGAATTTACAGGCATCAGTCTTGAAGAAGCAGTTAAGCTTGCCAGCGAGAATCCCGCCAGGCAGCTGAAGGTTTTTGACCAAAAAGGAAGCATTGCACCTGGCAAAGACGCTGATCTTGTCGTATTGGACCGTAACCATCAGGTTGCCATGTCGTTTTGCCGTGGAGTACCTAGCTATACTCGATAA
- the hprK gene encoding HPr(Ser) kinase/phosphatase, with protein sequence MPKVRTKDLIKKFDMELVSGEEGINRPITTTDISRPGLEIAGYFEYYPAERLQLLGKTELTFFEKLNSRDRTERMQKLCTDITPGIIVTRDMEVPVELVEAAERESVPLLRSKQKTTRLSSHLTNYLESKLAPTTAVHGVLVDLYGIGVLITGKSGVGKSETALELVKRGHRLVADDCVEIRQEDIGTLVGNSPDLIEHLLEIRGVGIINVMTLFGAGAVRSHKRISLIIDLEIWDQKKSYDRLGLDEEKMKILDTDITKLTIPVRPGRNLAVIIEVAAMNFRLKRMGVNAAEQFTNRLSDVIEDGDHDEH encoded by the coding sequence TTGCCAAAAGTCCGTACTAAAGACCTCATCAAGAAATTCGACATGGAATTGGTAAGCGGAGAGGAAGGAATCAATCGTCCGATTACGACTACTGATATTTCAAGGCCGGGCCTCGAAATCGCTGGTTATTTTGAATACTATCCTGCGGAGCGCCTGCAGCTTCTCGGTAAAACAGAACTGACCTTCTTTGAGAAATTGAACTCTCGCGACAGGACAGAGCGGATGCAAAAGCTTTGTACAGATATTACTCCGGGCATCATTGTCACAAGGGACATGGAGGTTCCAGTTGAACTGGTCGAGGCGGCAGAGCGAGAATCAGTGCCACTCCTGCGTTCGAAGCAAAAAACAACTAGGCTCTCCAGTCATCTGACAAACTATCTCGAGAGCAAGCTGGCACCGACAACTGCAGTTCACGGGGTATTGGTCGATTTATATGGAATCGGCGTCCTGATCACCGGAAAAAGCGGAGTTGGTAAAAGTGAAACAGCGCTCGAATTGGTAAAGAGGGGACATCGTCTCGTAGCCGATGATTGTGTTGAAATCCGCCAGGAGGATATCGGGACTCTGGTCGGAAATTCGCCGGATTTGATTGAGCATCTTCTGGAAATTCGCGGGGTAGGAATCATCAATGTGATGACGCTGTTCGGTGCTGGTGCCGTACGTTCGCATAAACGGATTTCACTGATCATTGACCTTGAGATTTGGGATCAGAAAAAATCCTATGACAGACTGGGCCTTGATGAAGAGAAGATGAAAATTCTCGACACCGATATAACCAAGCTGACAATTCCTGTACGTCCCGGCCGAAACCTTGCTGTCATCATCGAGGTAGCAGCGATGAACTTCAGGCTGAAGCGCATGGGTGTCAATGCAGCAGAGCAATTCACCAACAGGCTGTCCGATGTCATCGAAGACGGCGACCATGATGAACATTAA
- a CDS encoding phage holin family protein gives MRWLLGIVINAVLFMALAGYFENDIYLSGFGAALGASFILSILNVLVKPILILLTLPVTVISLGLFLFVINAITLTLTDSLMGSSFEISSFGMALLTAIIMSIANLVIQNTFLRESKE, from the coding sequence ATGAGGTGGCTGTTAGGGATTGTCATTAACGCTGTTCTCTTCATGGCTCTTGCCGGCTATTTCGAGAATGATATATATCTTTCTGGCTTCGGTGCCGCTTTAGGAGCAAGTTTCATTCTCTCCATTTTGAATGTTCTCGTTAAGCCAATCTTGATTTTGCTGACACTTCCTGTAACTGTGATTAGCCTGGGACTATTCTTGTTTGTCATCAATGCAATCACGCTGACACTGACAGATAGTTTGATGGGAAGTTCTTTCGAGATCTCCAGTTTTGGCATGGCACTGCTTACGGCAATCATCATGTCAATCGCAAATCTGGTCATCCAGAACACATTCTTGCGTGAATCAAAAGAATAA
- a CDS encoding DUF4097 domain-containing protein — translation MMKEERKRILKLVEEGKLTVDEALFMIEQLEHGNAQHQEKSTALSTDVKFEDAKKEEFKKEDFNSYKFNTMKDKVLDFVDSAFKKIKDFDLDLNFGQSVDITHIFQQGDAYLNQVDIDMANGSVKVVPWEQKDVRIECSAKVYRVENQDEARRKFLEDAIFTIENQKLRFSVQQKWMKVDAVIHIPKEEYENVRIRLFNGSIEGENLTVKDCRAKTANGKVLLGNLECGKLETETANGQINITRSAIKELEAETINGAIKADGFFDHVDLQSFNGNVTCTVKNQDCESVEVKATTGSIEVFLPEKTPASGELKSNLGGFTIEIDGIQVVEEKSDMVQKNLRFKPADSGQKAVSLHADTKTGSIAVKKLIQ, via the coding sequence ATGATGAAGGAAGAACGTAAAAGGATTCTTAAGCTTGTTGAAGAAGGAAAATTGACAGTTGATGAAGCTTTATTCATGATCGAGCAGCTGGAGCACGGGAATGCACAGCACCAGGAGAAATCAACTGCATTGTCAACAGATGTAAAGTTTGAGGATGCGAAAAAAGAAGAGTTCAAAAAAGAAGACTTCAATTCCTATAAATTCAACACAATGAAAGACAAGGTGCTGGATTTTGTTGATTCAGCATTCAAAAAAATTAAGGACTTTGATCTGGACCTTAACTTTGGCCAGTCTGTCGATATCACGCATATTTTCCAGCAGGGCGACGCCTATCTGAATCAGGTGGATATCGATATGGCAAATGGATCTGTTAAGGTTGTGCCATGGGAGCAAAAGGATGTACGCATCGAGTGCAGCGCGAAAGTATACAGAGTGGAAAACCAGGATGAGGCGCGCAGGAAGTTTTTAGAGGATGCCATTTTCACAATTGAAAACCAGAAACTCCGTTTTTCGGTCCAGCAAAAGTGGATGAAGGTCGATGCGGTCATCCATATTCCTAAAGAAGAATATGAGAATGTTCGAATCCGCCTGTTTAATGGCTCTATCGAAGGTGAAAACTTAACAGTGAAGGATTGCCGCGCAAAAACAGCGAACGGGAAAGTGTTGCTTGGAAATCTTGAGTGCGGAAAGCTCGAAACAGAAACAGCAAATGGCCAGATCAATATCACCAGAAGCGCAATCAAGGAACTGGAGGCTGAAACAATCAATGGCGCCATCAAGGCGGATGGCTTTTTCGATCATGTCGATCTTCAGTCTTTCAATGGTAATGTGACATGTACTGTGAAAAATCAAGATTGTGAGAGTGTGGAAGTGAAGGCGACTACCGGCAGCATCGAGGTCTTCCTGCCTGAGAAGACACCGGCCAGCGGTGAGCTGAAATCAAATCTGGGCGGTTTTACAATTGAAATCGACGGCATCCAGGTGGTTGAGGAGAAAAGCGATATGGTCCAGAAAAACCTGCGTTTCAAGCCTGCGGATAGCGGGCAAAAAGCTGTCAGTCTCCATGCGGATACAAAAACTGGCTCAATTGCCGTTAAGAAATTAATCCAATAG